The following are from one region of the Colius striatus isolate bColStr4 chromosome Z, bColStr4.1.hap1, whole genome shotgun sequence genome:
- the ACOT12 gene encoding LOW QUALITY PROTEIN: acetyl-coenzyme A thioesterase (The sequence of the model RefSeq protein was modified relative to this genomic sequence to represent the inferred CDS: deleted 1 base in 1 codon; substituted 3 bases at 3 genomic stop codons) yields MLQPSTCLLEEYVTKKQILLKCNDSNRPCGKKIPTALGNSASRCGALSPQPAGSRPPPRRRAATSRSGGSTSAPGVGAGPARPSPSAVDSLEAGPGQRRSEVVRGTSSAAAAALTGGATEQRGVAGSSDVCMTQTVLPAHSDHRGKLSTGELLKWMQATACLACTAARAGAQRQPPPQRPGRLRCGRERRLGAAGTRPLPSFAPGTASGPSILPSVHPSIPSEVHLQLFSCVRAASVFLKTGSPYPVFDNDSIGQVVVIKAKVNRTFKISMEVGIKVMVDDVLSGVEKIVTVACATYVAKPGDDRQVELEPVKLVSAEDYMEHAMAIERRKIHLNYNEVFKNLMQESNNEGTFEEKGTVSTDLTHVQTIELVHPPHVNHHGNTFGGQIMAWTQTVASISARLQEAFELLMWYSSHSMPHHCGSQNYSSSATHVEPKKVFESCVLHTGKHTPVLLSMSRGYFCIIFNIAIINLNFYFSLEVGVLVEACNCEEWIKKQGWHINSTFLIFTTVNDKGRLLTFPRIRPTEKDSVRRFYGAIAXRRIXLASKCSLPDKEHKLSDSWETSNQGYVSYSNIAALMYLAEKPGWEIISELDNVKLWTHEEGDRLSLKVEMSMKVSSRLAFSFLSDFTYRHHXDKHFSTCDLLEVVTEDEKIYHVTSPHMTGNKPKDFVILVSQKKPRKPSEPYIIAVKSVNLTSKPPSSEYCRGEILYAGFQIYSDSSSSCMVYYFHKVTSSVKPYVAANLPGSPKSILDSALECKKFLEMKGGKC; encoded by the exons CGCTGCGGTGCCCTCTCGCCTCAGCCCGCTGGCTCCCGCCCGCCTCCTCGCCGCCGCGCGGCCACCTCCCGAAGCGGCGGTTCCACCTCAGCCCCGGGCGTCGGGGCGGGACCGGCCCgccccagccccagcgctgTAGATAGCCTagaggccgggccgggccagCGACGCTCCGAGGTGGTGCGCGGAACGTCCtcggccgccgctgccgccctcACCGGCGGCGCCACGGAGCAGCGCGGAGTGGCGGGCAGCAGCGATGTCTGCATGACCCAGACCGTCCTCCCGGCCCACTCCGACCACCGCGGGAAGCTTAGCACCGGTGAGCTGCTGAAGTGGATGCAAGCCACGGCCTGCCTCGCGTGTACTGCGGCACGGGCGGGGGCGCagcggcagccgccgccgcagcGGCCTGGCCGGCTGAGGTGCGGGCGTGAGCGTCGCCTCGGGGCGGCGGGGACACGGCCCCTGCCATCGTTTGCCCCTGGGACTGCCTCTGGaccatccatccttccatccgTCCATCCGTCCATCCCATCAGAAGTGCATCTTCAGCTCTTCAGCTGTGTGAGGGCTGCGTCTGTTTTCCTGAAAACCGGTAGCC CATACCCTGTGTTTGACAATGACAG TATTGGACAAGTTGTTGTCATCAAAGCAAAGGTGAACAGAACATTCAAAATCAGCATGGAG GTTGGCATCAAGGTCATGGTAGATGATGTTTTGTCTGGTGTTGAAAAAATTGTGACCGTGGCATGTGCAACATATGTAGCCAAACCAGGTGACGATAGACAG GTTGAATTAGAACCTGTAAAGCTTGTGTCTGCAGAAGACTACATGGAGCATGCCATGGCTattgagagaagaaaaatccatctgaaCTACAATGAGGTCTTTAAGAACCTAATGCAGGAGAGTAATAATGAAG GTACTTTTGAAGAGAAAGGTACAGTTTCAACTGACCTTACTCATGTACAGACTATTGAGCTTGTCCATCCTCCTCATGTAAACCATCATGGAAACACTTTTGGTGGCCAAATCATGGCTTGGACACAGACAGTGGCAAGTATTTCAGCAAG ATTGCAGGAGGCCTTTGAACTACTTATGTGGTACAGTTCCCACAGCATGCCACACCACTGTGGGAGTCAAAATTATTCTTCTTCAGCTACACATGTAGAACCTAAG AAGGTATTTGAATCATGTGTCCTACACACAGGAAAGCATACACCAGTCCTTCTTAGTATGTCTCGGGGCTACTTCTGCATCATTTTTAATATTGCAATAATTAATTTAAACTTCTATTTCAGTTTGGAGGTTGGTGTCCTTGTTGAGGCTTGTAACTGTGAAGAATGGATCAAGAAACAAGGATGGCACATTAACAGcacatttctcatttttaccACTGTAAATGACAAAGGAAGGCTGCTGACCTTCCCCAGAATCAGACCTACTGAAAAG GATAGTGTGAGACGATTCTATGGAGCTATTGCCTGAAGAAGAATTTGACTAGCTAG CAAATGCTCACTGCCTGATAAAGAACACAAACTTTCTGATTCCTGGGAGACAAGCAACCAG GGATATGTGAGTTACAGCAATATTGCTGCACTAATGTACCTGGCAGAAAAACCAGGATGGGAAATAATCAGCGAGCTGGATAAT GTAAAACTGTGGACTCATGAGGAGGGTGATAGGTTGTCACTGAAAGTTGAAATGTCAATGAAGGTATCATCACGTCTCGCTTTCTCCTTTTTGTCTGACTTCACGTACCGCCATCACTAGGACAAACATTTCTC AACTTGTGATCTGCTAGAGGTTGTGACTGAAGATGAGAAAATATATCATGTTACATCTCCACACATGACTGGCAATAAACCCAAGGACTTTGTGATTCTTGTGTCTCAAAAGAAACCCAGAAAGCCAAG TGAACCCTACATAATAGCTGTGAAGTCAGTGAATCTCACATCTAAGCCACCTTCTTCAGAGTACTGCAGGGGTGAAATCCTTTATGCTGGATTCCAGATTtacagtgacagcagcagctcctgtatG gTGTATTACTTCCATAAAGTGACATCAAGTGTTAAGCCTTACGTGGCTGCAAATCTTCCTGGCTCACCAAAATCTATTTTAGACAGTGCCTTGGAATGTAAAAAGTTCTTGGAGATGAAAGGTGGCAAGtgctga
- the ZCCHC9 gene encoding zinc finger CCHC domain-containing protein 9 isoform X1, whose protein sequence is MTRWARRSGGGACERALDATPWEEMASGPEGRGDRAGPLSLKQEQKKKRKNKKKKDYLNEDVNGFAAYLEQSCQGRAEVAGADALELEKEVAVAMRKDKRREDRRQKRQERKKNAMVCFHCRESGHGVADCPAVLESQDMGTGICYRCGSTEHDISKCKAKIDPAVGAFPYAKCFICGEMGHLSRSCPDNPKGLYAEGGGCRLCGSVEHFRKDCPEKQNADQVTVGRWAVGMSADYEEITETAKLQKPKAKVPKVVTF, encoded by the exons ATGACCCGATGGGCTCgccggagcggcggcggcgcctgCGAAAGGGCGCTGGATGCGACTCCCTGGGAAGAGATGGCGAGCGGCCCGGAGGGGCGGGGGGACCGTGCTGGCCCGCTCTCCCTGAAGcaggagcaaaagaaaaagaggaagaataaGAAGAAGAAAGATTATTTGAACGAAGACGTTAACGGGTTTGCGGCATACctggagcagagctgtcagGGGCGTGCCGAGGTGGCCGGGGCAGACGCCCTCGAGTTGGAGAAGGAGGTGGCAGTAGCCATGAGGAAGGACAAGCGGCGGGAGGATCGGAGGCAGAAGaggcaagaaaggaagaaaaacgcCATG gtaTGTTTCCACTGTAGAGAATCTGGCCATGGTGTTGCTGATTGTCCTGCAGTACTTGAAAGCCAAGACATGGGTACAGGAATCTGTTACCGATGTGGGTCAACAGAACATGACATCagcaaatgcaaagcaaaaatAGATCCAGCAGTTG GGGCATTTCCATATGCAAAATGTTTCATCTGTGGTGAGATGGGGCATCTGTCAAGGTCATGCCCAGATAATCCCAAAGGATTGTATGCTGAAG GTGGTGGCTGCAGGCTTTGTGGCTCAGTGGAGCACTTCAGAAAAGACTGTCCTGAAAAACAGAATGCAG ATCAGGTTACAGTTGGGCGATGGGCTGTTGGAATGAGTGCAGATTATGAAGAAATTACAGAAACGGCAAAGCTgcaaaaaccaaaagcaaaagtCCCCAAAGTTGTTACTTTTTGA
- the ZCCHC9 gene encoding zinc finger CCHC domain-containing protein 9 isoform X2: MTRWARRSGGGACERALDATPWEEMASGPEGRGDRAGPLSLKQEQKKKRKNKKKKDYLNEDVNGFAAYLEQSCQGRAEVAGADALELEKEVAVAMRKDKRREDRRQKRQERKKNAMVCFHCRESGHGVADCPAVLESQDMGTGICYRCGSTEHDISKCKAKIDPAVGAFPYAKCFICGEMGHLSRSCPDNPKGLYAEDQVTVGRWAVGMSADYEEITETAKLQKPKAKVPKVVTF, encoded by the exons ATGACCCGATGGGCTCgccggagcggcggcggcgcctgCGAAAGGGCGCTGGATGCGACTCCCTGGGAAGAGATGGCGAGCGGCCCGGAGGGGCGGGGGGACCGTGCTGGCCCGCTCTCCCTGAAGcaggagcaaaagaaaaagaggaagaataaGAAGAAGAAAGATTATTTGAACGAAGACGTTAACGGGTTTGCGGCATACctggagcagagctgtcagGGGCGTGCCGAGGTGGCCGGGGCAGACGCCCTCGAGTTGGAGAAGGAGGTGGCAGTAGCCATGAGGAAGGACAAGCGGCGGGAGGATCGGAGGCAGAAGaggcaagaaaggaagaaaaacgcCATG gtaTGTTTCCACTGTAGAGAATCTGGCCATGGTGTTGCTGATTGTCCTGCAGTACTTGAAAGCCAAGACATGGGTACAGGAATCTGTTACCGATGTGGGTCAACAGAACATGACATCagcaaatgcaaagcaaaaatAGATCCAGCAGTTG GGGCATTTCCATATGCAAAATGTTTCATCTGTGGTGAGATGGGGCATCTGTCAAGGTCATGCCCAGATAATCCCAAAGGATTGTATGCTGAAG ATCAGGTTACAGTTGGGCGATGGGCTGTTGGAATGAGTGCAGATTATGAAGAAATTACAGAAACGGCAAAGCTgcaaaaaccaaaagcaaaagtCCCCAAAGTTGTTACTTTTTGA